In one Vibrio sp. CB1-14 genomic region, the following are encoded:
- a CDS encoding tyrosine-type recombinase/integrase, with product MNQLKIASYTKVKQTTPFTADHLAKLHSLLSYSDEKKDIRDLAIYFLLYECALKRRDLKSLAAEDIAQDEDGYTVTFDDRQYRLSEYGGESIQRWLDYVPYSVLFRAIDRHGNISDSPLDDSSIHRVLKRASQLLGLDEALSFSSQSGRVGAVQALSREGLKIREIQEFGRWASPAMPLQYSGKTSLSEEQKSLFKTKKDHD from the coding sequence ATGAATCAATTGAAAATTGCTAGCTACACTAAAGTCAAACAAACCACCCCTTTTACTGCTGACCATTTGGCAAAGCTACATAGCCTCTTATCTTACAGTGATGAAAAGAAAGACATTCGTGATTTGGCTATCTACTTTCTATTGTACGAATGTGCACTAAAGCGCCGGGATCTAAAGTCCTTAGCAGCCGAGGATATCGCACAAGACGAAGATGGTTACACTGTAACATTTGATGACAGACAATATAGATTAAGTGAGTATGGGGGTGAGAGTATTCAGCGTTGGTTAGACTATGTTCCCTACTCTGTTCTGTTCAGAGCTATCGATAGACACGGTAATATCAGCGATTCGCCGCTCGATGACTCTTCAATACATCGGGTACTGAAGCGTGCAAGTCAGTTACTTGGTTTGGATGAAGCACTCAGTTTTTCTTCTCAATCAGGACGCGTTGGCGCGGTTCAGGCGTTGTCTCGCGAAGGTCTGAAAATCAGAGAAATACAAGAGTTTGGTCGATGGGCAAGTCCAGCGATGCCACTGCAATACAGTGGCAAAACGTCGCTGTCAGAAGAGCAAAAATCACTCTTCAAGACTAAGAAAGATCACGATTAA
- a CDS encoding DUF3319 domain-containing protein: MALASYRGFTLKSIGSSNQTWKVTIKNRELQGNLAAVKKSIDWWCDTASIIDPATLAASSEKAPAKGAQENFNGFTIRNDTGENNAWYCMFNGKLIKGGKLAIQRHIEAYLIAKKKAELAKK, translated from the coding sequence ATGGCTCTAGCGAGTTATCGAGGGTTTACCCTTAAATCTATCGGCTCTTCCAATCAAACATGGAAAGTCACTATTAAAAACCGCGAATTACAGGGTAACCTTGCTGCTGTAAAAAAGAGCATTGACTGGTGGTGCGACACCGCGTCGATCATTGACCCAGCGACATTAGCCGCAAGTTCCGAAAAAGCCCCAGCGAAAGGTGCTCAAGAAAACTTCAACGGGTTTACTATTCGTAATGATACGGGTGAAAACAACGCCTGGTACTGTATGTTTAATGGTAAACTTATCAAAGGTGGTAAGCTTGCTATACAAAGACATATCGAAGCGTACCTAATTGCAAAGAAAAAAGCCGAACTAGCAAAGAAATAA
- a CDS encoding SPOR domain-containing protein: MKKVVIVSLATMLAACSSGEFTAEVKSESYREDYQPVATTAAPVAVATTAVANAESEKVAKSETVERQPAKAQAASAQTASTATKQKAAPTKAQPVQDNKVVKIVPPSKKQAEQNVRFGYTIQVVAVGSQDKVTRFANKLPNSSQPVWQNYKVVNGTKWYALLYGDFASKAKAQQAIKTLPQEFQDLKPFVRSIDKIKKSDYPTLSKLN; this comes from the coding sequence ATGAAGAAAGTGGTAATAGTGAGCTTAGCTACCATGTTGGCAGCTTGTTCGTCTGGTGAGTTCACAGCAGAAGTGAAATCTGAAAGTTATCGTGAGGACTATCAACCGGTAGCAACAACCGCTGCGCCTGTTGCTGTCGCGACAACAGCAGTTGCAAATGCTGAGTCAGAAAAAGTAGCGAAGAGTGAAACAGTAGAACGTCAGCCTGCAAAAGCTCAAGCAGCGTCGGCTCAAACAGCATCTACTGCGACTAAACAAAAAGCAGCTCCAACAAAAGCACAGCCTGTTCAGGACAACAAAGTTGTTAAGATTGTCCCGCCGTCTAAAAAGCAAGCAGAGCAAAACGTTCGCTTTGGGTATACGATTCAAGTTGTTGCCGTAGGTAGCCAAGATAAAGTAACTCGCTTTGCAAATAAGCTACCGAACAGTAGCCAACCGGTATGGCAAAACTACAAAGTGGTAAATGGCACCAAGTGGTATGCGTTATTATACGGAGATTTTGCGTCTAAAGCGAAAGCGCAGCAAGCTATCAAAACTTTACCCCAGGAATTCCAAGACTTAAAACCTTTCGTTCGCAGCATCGACAAGATCAAAAAGTCCGATTACCCTACATTGAGCAAGCTTAATTAG
- a CDS encoding bifunctional acetate--CoA ligase family protein/GNAT family N-acetyltransferase codes for MSLDTLFKPSSIAVIGASRKPNRAGSVVIKNLLMGGYQGTILPVHPKYKSVNGILCYRSVSELPLVPDIAILCTRGDRNVDLINDLAVAGVKVAIIMASDMSVPYDNDNTIEQTCLRIAQQAGMKIVGPNSLGVLLPWQNFNASFSPVDCLPGKLAFISQSSAVCTTILDWANDKNIGFSAFISIGNGSDVDFDDILDYLSRDSKTEAILLYVDSIRDARRFLSAARAASRNRRILVLKAGRHTTGSLTQPHQSSRSFDIVYDSAIQRAGMLRVNNTHELFAAVETLTHSVPLRGERLAIITNGMGPALMALDTLADKGGSLAQLSANTIDEFDKVLPTNWPKSNPVDLGGDATSARYCQAIRCILDSEDIDALLIMHSPSATAEPSQTAHEVIETIQAHPKAKRFNILTNWSGEATAKEARLLFTRQGIPTYRTPESAVTAFMHLVEYRRNQWQLMETPTTTDSYSTEQLDKAHEWLAGQISTLPEANGSSSLESHVCEQLFGLLNLPTLPTWLAHDPSEAIHLADNIGYPVAVKLRSPDIAHKSDIHGVMLNLKDAQEVSNAAQSILDRTRLSYPDARIEGLTVQQMAKVAGGQEIRVKVLSDPTFGPAIFIGQGGSEWNIEREAVTALPPLNMALARYLIINAINKGTLKFQQSPNAVNLAKLAGFLVKISQIVVACPEIHELDIHPLLLNGDDITILDASVVIKRYEGEPQSRLAIRPYPTEMEQTLTLRDETQVLLRPIRPEDEPYHADFINNVTKEDLYKRFFSDVGEFNHEALANFTQIDYDREMAFVAVDMGQQTPHIIGVSRVLVTPDNSDAEFAILIRSDLKGNGLGRILMNKVIDYCKSKQTKQISGMTMPTNRGMLTLAQKLGFELDVQFEDGVADMVLRLD; via the coding sequence ATGTCGTTGGATACGCTTTTCAAACCCAGCTCTATCGCCGTAATCGGAGCTTCTCGTAAACCGAATCGTGCAGGTAGCGTCGTCATCAAGAATCTTCTCATGGGCGGATATCAAGGCACCATCTTACCGGTTCACCCTAAATACAAATCTGTTAATGGGATTCTATGTTATCGCTCTGTGAGTGAATTACCACTGGTTCCGGACATTGCAATCCTTTGTACCCGAGGTGATAGAAATGTTGATTTGATAAACGATTTAGCGGTCGCTGGGGTTAAAGTTGCGATCATAATGGCCTCGGACATGTCCGTGCCTTATGACAATGACAATACGATAGAACAAACATGTTTGCGCATCGCTCAGCAAGCAGGAATGAAAATCGTCGGTCCAAACAGTCTTGGGGTATTGCTGCCTTGGCAAAATTTCAACGCCTCTTTTTCACCAGTTGACTGTTTACCCGGGAAGTTGGCATTCATTTCCCAGTCTTCAGCCGTCTGCACAACGATTTTGGATTGGGCTAACGACAAGAATATCGGTTTTTCGGCATTCATCTCCATCGGCAATGGTAGCGATGTCGATTTCGATGACATTCTTGATTATTTGTCTCGTGACAGTAAAACGGAAGCTATCTTGCTCTACGTGGACTCCATTCGAGATGCAAGACGCTTTCTCTCTGCAGCACGTGCTGCTTCTCGTAATCGTCGTATTTTGGTACTAAAAGCCGGTCGACACACAACAGGTAGTTTGACTCAACCTCATCAGAGTTCACGCTCTTTCGATATTGTGTATGACTCCGCGATTCAAAGAGCAGGTATGTTGCGAGTAAATAACACTCATGAACTGTTTGCTGCGGTAGAAACACTTACCCACTCTGTTCCACTCAGAGGGGAGCGTTTAGCCATTATTACCAATGGTATGGGGCCTGCGTTAATGGCGCTCGATACGCTCGCGGATAAAGGGGGGAGTTTAGCCCAACTATCAGCGAACACTATTGACGAGTTTGATAAAGTACTGCCTACAAACTGGCCTAAATCGAATCCTGTCGATTTGGGCGGTGATGCGACATCCGCGCGATACTGCCAAGCGATACGGTGTATACTCGACAGTGAAGACATTGACGCACTGCTTATCATGCACAGCCCATCAGCAACAGCCGAGCCTTCACAAACTGCGCATGAAGTTATAGAAACCATCCAAGCACACCCTAAAGCAAAACGCTTTAATATCCTTACGAACTGGTCCGGTGAAGCGACAGCGAAAGAAGCACGTCTTCTGTTCACCCGTCAAGGTATACCGACCTATCGAACGCCTGAGAGTGCGGTGACTGCTTTCATGCACCTTGTCGAGTACCGACGAAATCAATGGCAGCTCATGGAAACGCCGACCACGACGGATTCCTATTCAACGGAGCAACTCGACAAAGCACACGAATGGCTGGCAGGACAAATCTCCACATTGCCAGAAGCGAACGGATCTTCATCGCTCGAATCTCATGTCTGTGAACAGCTATTTGGTCTTCTCAATTTACCGACACTCCCCACATGGTTGGCCCACGATCCAAGCGAAGCTATACACTTAGCCGATAATATTGGCTATCCCGTTGCTGTAAAACTTCGCTCTCCGGATATCGCCCACAAATCTGATATTCACGGGGTAATGCTTAATCTTAAAGATGCGCAAGAAGTGTCGAATGCTGCCCAGTCCATTCTTGATCGCACCCGACTCTCTTACCCTGATGCGCGTATCGAGGGTCTTACGGTACAACAGATGGCGAAAGTAGCCGGCGGTCAAGAAATTCGTGTCAAAGTGCTTAGCGACCCAACATTTGGCCCGGCTATTTTTATAGGACAAGGTGGCTCAGAATGGAATATTGAGCGTGAGGCCGTCACCGCGTTGCCACCTTTAAACATGGCACTCGCCCGCTATTTGATTATTAACGCGATTAATAAAGGGACACTTAAGTTCCAACAATCGCCCAATGCGGTCAATCTCGCCAAGCTTGCTGGCTTCTTAGTAAAGATCTCTCAGATTGTGGTGGCCTGCCCTGAAATCCACGAACTGGATATTCATCCACTACTTCTTAATGGCGATGACATTACCATTCTCGATGCTTCCGTCGTGATTAAACGCTATGAAGGAGAGCCGCAATCCAGGCTGGCGATTAGACCTTATCCAACTGAAATGGAACAAACATTAACGCTGCGTGATGAGACTCAAGTACTCCTGCGCCCCATTCGACCTGAAGATGAGCCCTACCATGCGGACTTCATCAATAACGTCACCAAAGAAGATCTCTACAAGCGATTCTTTTCCGATGTGGGAGAGTTCAATCATGAAGCTTTAGCGAACTTCACTCAAATTGACTATGACCGAGAGATGGCGTTTGTTGCTGTTGATATGGGCCAGCAAACGCCACATATCATTGGGGTATCTCGAGTGCTCGTCACGCCGGATAACAGCGATGCTGAGTTTGCTATCTTGATCCGCTCAGATCTTAAAGGTAATGGACTTGGTCGTATCTTGATGAACAAGGTCATCGATTACTGCAAGAGCAAGCAAACCAAGCAAATCTCAGGCATGACGATGCCCACTAATCGCGGCATGCTTACCCTCGCTCAAAAGCTTGGCTTTGAACTCGATGTGCAGTTTGAGGATGGCGTTGCCGATATGGTGTTGAGACTTGATTAA
- a CDS encoding LysR substrate-binding domain-containing protein: MSVSITLEALTILDAIERRGSFAAAAAEFDRATSSLSYQMQKLEQDLDIMIFDRSGHKATLTEAGKLILERGRVILQATESMINEARLLANGWELDLTIAYDSIIPVANFFDLVDKLGNVSKTRVKLEEEVLAGCWEALSEGRCDLLVCPQPDVLPQGVKAQRLGEMSMTWVAATDHYVHKRNGEFDSEARSKYRVIAIADTAREQPALSVNILEKQPRLTVSNLDAKVEALVSGLGVGTLPTQVADRLIAEGKLKVIKDTEVSSIDVVLAWKRNHIGEAKSWCIRHLTKTWDLK; this comes from the coding sequence ATGTCGGTGTCGATTACATTGGAAGCGTTAACCATATTGGATGCCATTGAAAGAAGAGGCTCCTTTGCCGCCGCTGCGGCTGAGTTCGACCGTGCGACTTCATCGCTCAGTTATCAAATGCAAAAGCTTGAGCAAGATTTGGATATCATGATTTTCGATCGCTCTGGCCATAAAGCGACACTGACCGAAGCAGGGAAACTGATTCTAGAAAGGGGTAGAGTCATTCTTCAGGCAACGGAGAGCATGATTAATGAAGCAAGATTGCTCGCTAATGGTTGGGAACTCGATCTAACCATTGCTTACGACAGCATTATTCCAGTTGCTAACTTTTTTGACCTTGTTGATAAGCTAGGCAATGTCAGCAAAACACGAGTCAAATTAGAAGAAGAAGTCCTTGCTGGATGCTGGGAGGCGTTGAGTGAAGGGCGTTGTGACTTGCTTGTTTGTCCACAGCCAGATGTTTTGCCACAGGGAGTTAAAGCACAGCGTCTTGGTGAAATGTCGATGACATGGGTTGCCGCAACGGATCACTATGTACATAAACGTAATGGTGAGTTTGATAGCGAAGCACGCAGTAAATACCGAGTGATTGCCATTGCTGATACTGCTCGTGAACAGCCTGCATTAAGCGTCAATATTTTAGAGAAACAGCCACGATTAACGGTGTCTAATTTAGACGCGAAAGTTGAGGCTTTGGTCTCTGGGTTAGGAGTTGGAACATTGCCAACACAAGTCGCGGATAGACTGATAGCAGAAGGAAAGCTCAAAGTTATTAAAGATACTGAAGTGAGCAGTATCGATGTAGTTTTGGCATGGAAACGTAATCACATTGGTGAAGCAAAATCTTGGTGTATTCGACATCTCACTAAAACGTGGGATTTAAAATAA
- the yciH gene encoding stress response translation initiation inhibitor YciH, whose translation MTLVYSTETGRIKEEKQKPERPKGDGIVRIQKQTKGRKGKGVSIITGLDLDDAPLKLLAAELKKVCGCGGSVKDGAIEIQGDARDKIKAALEKKGYTVKLAGG comes from the coding sequence ATGACTCTCGTATACTCAACGGAAACAGGCCGTATCAAAGAAGAAAAACAAAAGCCAGAGCGTCCCAAAGGCGATGGCATTGTTCGAATCCAAAAACAGACTAAAGGCCGCAAAGGAAAAGGAGTTTCGATCATCACTGGTTTAGACCTAGATGATGCGCCGCTCAAATTACTTGCAGCAGAACTTAAAAAAGTTTGTGGCTGTGGCGGCTCAGTAAAAGATGGCGCTATCGAAATCCAAGGCGATGCCCGAGATAAGATTAAAGCCGCTCTTGAAAAGAAAGGCTACACAGTAAAGTTAGCTGGCGGTTAA
- a CDS encoding D-alanine--D-alanine ligase, translating to MSKLNILLLCGGGSAEHEVSLVSANYLESQLKLNTKFNVTRVEITKEGWKCSDGHLVVLDLNQKALVGEHLKLNIDYVVPCIHGFPGETGDIQSLFEMAGIPYLGCGPEASSNSFNKITSKLWYDTLDIPNTPYLFLTENDEKSHQAANQAFDKWGKVFVKAAKQGSSVGCYSVTEKSALNDAIDAAFGYSDQVVVEQAVKPRELEVAAYEYQGKLVITQPGEVTAPDGAFYSYDEKYSADSHSTTTVEATNLTDEQRVIIHESAHKVFTRMKLKHLSRIDFFLTEDNKIYLNEVNTFPGMTPISMFPKMVEHSGVPFSEFLTDCIESAFN from the coding sequence ATGTCAAAACTGAATATCCTGCTTCTATGTGGCGGCGGCTCTGCTGAACATGAAGTCTCTCTCGTCTCTGCGAACTATCTAGAAAGCCAACTCAAATTGAACACGAAGTTCAATGTCACCAGAGTTGAAATCACCAAAGAAGGTTGGAAGTGTAGCGATGGTCACCTCGTTGTTTTGGATCTCAACCAAAAGGCATTGGTGGGAGAACATCTTAAACTTAATATCGACTATGTCGTTCCTTGTATTCATGGATTCCCAGGAGAAACAGGTGACATTCAATCACTGTTTGAAATGGCGGGTATCCCGTATCTAGGTTGTGGACCAGAGGCAAGCAGTAACAGCTTCAATAAAATCACTTCTAAGTTATGGTACGACACCCTAGATATTCCTAACACACCATACCTTTTCCTCACTGAAAATGACGAAAAGTCTCACCAGGCAGCAAACCAAGCGTTTGATAAATGGGGTAAAGTGTTCGTTAAAGCGGCCAAGCAAGGGTCTTCAGTGGGTTGTTACAGTGTAACTGAGAAGTCTGCGCTAAACGATGCCATTGACGCAGCATTCGGTTACTCAGACCAAGTTGTCGTAGAGCAAGCGGTGAAACCACGTGAACTTGAAGTAGCGGCCTATGAATATCAAGGCAAACTGGTTATTACTCAGCCTGGCGAAGTGACAGCTCCAGATGGTGCGTTTTATAGCTATGATGAAAAGTACAGTGCAGATAGCCACTCGACGACTACCGTAGAAGCGACCAACTTAACAGACGAGCAACGCGTCATTATTCATGAGTCGGCTCACAAAGTGTTCACTCGAATGAAGCTTAAGCACTTGTCACGCATAGATTTTTTCCTTACAGAAGACAACAAAATCTATCTAAATGAAGTCAATACATTTCCAGGAATGACACCGATTTCCATGTTCCCAAAAATGGTAGAGCATTCAGGTGTGCCTTTTTCTGAGTTTTTAACTGATTGTATCGAATCTGCTTTTAATTAA